In a single window of the Orcinus orca chromosome 9, mOrcOrc1.1, whole genome shotgun sequence genome:
- the LOC101271467 gene encoding deoxyuridine 5'-triphosphate nucleotidohydrolase, mitochondrial produces MLCSQEAQVISPSKRARPAEEGGMRLRFVRLSEHATAPTKGSERATGYDLYSAYDYTVPPMEKALVKRDIQIALPSGCYGRVAPRSGLAAKHFIDVGAGVIDEDYRGNVVVVLFNFGKEKFEVKKGDRIAQLICERIFYPEIEEVQVLDDTERGSGGFGSTGNN; encoded by the coding sequence ATGCTCTGCTCTCAAGAGGCACAAGTCATCTCCCCCAGCAAACGGGCCCGGCCTGCGGAGGAGGGCGGCATGCGGCTCCGCTTTGTCCGGCTTTCGGAGCACGCCACCGCTCCGACCAAGGGGTCTGAGCGCGCCACGGGCTATGACCTATACAGTGCCTATGATTACACAGTACCACCTATGGAGAAAGCCCTTGTGAAAAGAGACATTCAGATAGCTCTTCCTTCTGGGTGCTATGGGAGAGTAGCTCCACGTTCTGGCTTGGCTGCAAAACACTTCATAGATGTGGGAGCTGGTGTCATAGATGAAGATTATAGAGGAAATGTTGTTGTTGTACTGTTTAATTTTGGCAAAGAAAAGTTCGAAGTCAAAAAGGGTGATCGAATTGCACAGCTCATTTGTGAACGGATATTTTACCCAGAAATAGAGGAAGTTCAAGTTTTAGATGACACTGAAAGGGGTTCAGGAGGTTTTGGTTCCActggaaataattaa